One Oryctolagus cuniculus chromosome 7, mOryCun1.1, whole genome shotgun sequence genomic window, GCCACCCATCCAGATTCTTAAACCAAGGCAAAAAGAGAGGGTTTGCGGACTAGTCAGCCTGGTCTTCCGTTCTTGGGTAAACCATGTGGTGGTTCTCTGTGGATCTGTCACGTTGGGTATTCAttatcagcagaaagctgggaagaTGATTGGTTGGCATTGACCTGCCTTCTCCTAGAAGAAAATGCATTGGGAGCCTTTAAGGGATTCTGTCTTTTTCCCCCTTTAGAAGAGAAATGTTTATCACTGCAACAAATGCCGGCTGCAGTTTCTCTTTGCCAAGGACAAAATTGAACACAAGCTTCAGCACCATAAAACCTTCCGTAAACCCAAGCAGCTGGAAGGTTTGAAGCCAGGCACCAAGGTACTGCTTGCCAGGGTTTCTTAGGCAGACCGGGAGTTTCGGTGTTGTGCGGCTGGTTGTGGGTGGGATCTGATTGTTCCTTCCTTTGACACTCAGGTGACCATCCGGGCTTCCCGCGGGCAGCCACGAACCGTGCCTGTGTCCTCCAGCGATACGCCTCCCAGCACGCTGCAGGAGGCGACCCCACTGACCTCCTCCACGGACCCTCTGCCTGTCTTCCTTTATCCCCCTGTCCAGCGCAACATCCAGAAGAGAGCTGTTAGGAAAATGTCAGCGCCTTCTTCTCAGTGCTGGGCGGGTGGGGCCTGTGGGCATGCCTAGTGCTGGGAGCAGTGCGGTCATGTAGCCTGTCAGCAAGGTCTGCTTAATAAGCGACAACTTGGGGATCCCTGAGGGAATaatgagaattttcttttcttttctttctttttttctttttgcaggaGCGTCATGGGCCGGCAGACTTGTCTGGAGTGCAGTTTTGAGATCCCAGATTTCCCCAATCATTTCCCTACTTACGTACACTGCTCTCTGTGTCGCtacagcacctgctgctcccgAGCATACGCTAACCACATGATCAAGTAAGTTGGGATTAAGCCGGCGTTTCTCTTCGGGAGTTCAGATTCTATAGAACTGACTTCATTCCCTCTCCTCCTAGCCTGTTTTCCTCCTTCAACTTTTGTAGCTGTTTGTCCATCTCTCCTGGCATGGTGAGAGGTCGGGTCCCTCTGTGTGCACCAGGGACCAGCAGTGTTAGCTGGGAGCTTGTTGGGAACACAGTCTGAACCCGACCATAGGCCTGTCGAGTCTAAGAGTGTGCGTTTGACTAGATCCTTGGGTAATTCATGTGCAGACTGAAGTTGCAGAAGCATGGTACAAAGGAAAGCtggcctggggagagaggggctgagGAGGTGTTGTCTCTTGTGTAAGGCGTTGCCTCTGGCTGGTGATGTCAAGTCAGCCAGCGAACCCCATAACTCAGACCACTTCTTTATCTTCCTCAGCAATCATGTTCCACGGAAGAGCCCCAAATACTTGGCTTTGTTTAAAAATTCCATGAGGTAAGTAAAAACTTACCTGTATGcttaatttttcaagtttttacaTTAAATCCCTTCATTATTTTGGTGCATGGCTACGTGACTTAATTAGAGAGGAGAAAGTTTCGCTTTGGACACGCCATTGTGTCTGTCTCACTGTGCTCTTGACTCTTCCTCAGTGGAATCAAGCTGGCCTGCACTGCTTGTACCTTTGTTACCTCCGTGGGAGATGCCATGGCCAAGCATTTGGTGTTCAACCCCTCTCACAGATCCAGCAGCATCCTGCCGCGGGGTGAGTCCGGGGCTGAGGTCAGTCAGGAGAGGGGAACAAGAGACAGGCCATCAGCAGCTGGGCGTCAGGCCCCGCTCCCGGCCTGTGGACGCGGTGCGCTGATGAGAAGCGGTCTCTAACCTCAGGTGTTTGACACGAGCCTGGGAAGGGTGGTCACTGGAGAGCATGTTGTGTGCGTTGGTGGCCCAGAGCACTCGTCTGTGGAGGGCTCCTCTCCTCACTGAGCTAACGTTTCCCTGTCTCCTTCTCCGTAGGACTCACTTGGCTCTCTCACTCAAGGTAACAAGCTCTCACTTCATGATTTCCCATTTGGCAGTGTGTTTACATTATTACCACCGCTACCTGGACCCTTTTTCACGGAGCTTTCTCGTCTGCTTGCTCCCCGCTCCTGCCCCTTTAGGCATGGCCAGACTCGTGACCGAGTGCATGACCGGAACTTGAAGAACATGTAccctcctgcttccttcccccCTCACAAAGCCGCCACTGTGAAATCTGCGGGGGCCGCCCCAGCTGAGCCTGAAGAGCTCCCGCCTCCCGTGACCCAGGCACTCCCCTCGCCAGCCTCCACTGCAACCCCGCCCCAGACCCCTGCCCACCCACAGCCTTTAGTCCTCCCACCCTTGGCCACAGAGGGGGCCGAATGTCTGAATGTCGATGACCAGGAAGAAGGGAGCCCGAGCACCCAGGACCCTGAGCCCGCATcaggtggtggtggcagtggggtAAGCAAGAAGGAGCAGCTGTCTGTGAAGAAGCTTCGGGTAGTACTGTTTGCCCTGTGCTGCAACACGGAACAGGCAGCCGAACACTTCCGAAACCCCCAGCGACGTATCCGGCGCTGGCTTCGGCGCTTCCAGGCCTCTCAGGGGGAGAACCTAGAGGGCAAGTACCTGAGCTTTGAGGCCGAGGAGAAACTGGCTGAGTGGGTGCTGACCCAGCGAGAGCAGCAGCTGCCTGTGAATGAGGAGACCTTGTTCCAAAAGGCCACCAAGATAGGACGTTCTCTGGAGGGGGGCTTTAAGATCTCATACGAGTGGGCCGTGCGCTTCATGCTGCGACACCACCTGACTCCGCACGCCCGGCGGGCCGTGGCCCACACCCTCCCTAAGGACGTGGCCGAGAACGCCGGGCTCTTCATAGAGTTCGTACAGCGGCAGATCCACAACCAAGACCTGCCCTTGTCTATGATCGTGGCCATCGATGAGATCTCCCTGTTCCTGGACACGGAGGTGCTGAGCAGCGACGACAGGAAGGAGAACGCCCTGCAGACGGTGGGCACGGGGGAGCCCTGGTGCGACGTCGTGCTGGCCATTCTGGCCGACGGCACCGTCCTCCCCACCCTGGTGTTCTACCGAGGACAGATGGACCAGCCTGCTAACGTGCCAGACTCCATACTGCTGGAGGCAAAGGAGAGTGGCTACAGTGACGACGAGATCATGGAGCTGTGGTCCACCCGCGTGTGGCAGAAGCACACGGCCTGCCAGCGCAGCAAAGGCATGCTCGTGATGGACTGCCATCGCACTCACTTGTCGGAGGAGGTCCTGGCCATGCTTAGTGCCTCCAGCACTCTGCCTGCGGTGGTCCCAGCAGGCTGTAGCTCCAAAATCCAGCCACTAGACGTATGCATCAAGCGAACTGTCAAGAACTTCCTGCACAAAAAGTGGAAGGAACAGGCTAGGGAAATGGCAGACACTGCATGTGATTCTGACGTGCTGCTCCAGCTGGTGCTGGTCTGGCTGGGGGAGGTGCTGAGCGTCATAGGGGACTGCCCCGAGCTGGTGCAGCGGTCCTTCCTggtggccagcgtgctgccagGCCCCGACGGCAACGTCAGCTCCCCCACGAGAAACGCAGACATGCAGGAGGAGCTCATCGCCTCCCTGGAGGAGCAGCTGAAGCTGAGCGGAGAGCAGTCCGAGGAGCCGTCCGCCTCCACGCCCCGGCCCAGGGCGTCTCCTCAAGAGACAGTTGAGCCCGAGAGCCTGCACCAGCTGTTTGAGGGCGAGAGTGAGACCGAGTCTTTCTATGGCTTTGAAGAAGCTGACCTCGATCTGATGGAGATTTGAGTGCTGGGTCACGAGGCATGTGGAGTAGGGGTGGGAAAGCGAGGGAGGGTGGCGGGACTTGGGAAAGGGGACATACCAGGTGGGGTATTTggtctatattttttaattttatgccaCCACTCCCCAACATTGACTGACAACTTCCCTGTGAATTTGTGGATTAGGAAAACCAATAGTGATCACGTCTGAGCCGAGGAGCTGGCCCATTGGTCATTCAATTCTGCTAAAAACAggtttttgtgacttttttttaaatttaaatcactGTGTTTGGTATTTTTCTgacaaaatcaagaaaaagacaaaaaaatcctTTGTGGGCGAATGTTAAATTGTTTTGTTTCCCCTCTTACCTCAATTGTATCATAGTACTTctagagtttttgtttgttttactgtgtGGCCGACGTCTTTGGGCATGATGCTATCTAACCATTGTCAGTGTGAGAACATTTCTGATgatgagaaagacaaaaatatgtaGCTCAAAAACTGGTTTATTATATATATGGATAAACTTTTTTCATTGTGGTCTTAacacttttatataaaaatgaaaatggaaaaaaaatcccactgaACTCTcgctcttccttctccttttcttgccTTCCCTCTCCAGAGATGTTGGTTTCTACATCAACCCTAGATATGAAattgtggctttaaaaaaatgcatgaaaccACCTCTGAGCATCCAGAACGATGAATAATTTGTCTTTCCCTCACCATGCTCCTTCCGACAAAAGCAGTATTCTTTGCACTCGCCCCTTCCCCCATTCTCGCCCCCCTCCATCACTCTGGACAAAGGACCATACATGTATCATTAGTGAGCAGGAGGTGCTGAGGTGATCAGAGCGCATGCTAGGGTGCGAGCCATGCCCAGTTTGAGCCTTCATCCTGCAAGCCCCGGGCAGTACCGGCCTTGGTGAGCTTCAGCCTGGGACGTGGACAGGTCCTACAGCCAGGAGCTAATTGCATAAAAAGCGAAGTGTCGACTCTACACAGGAAAGAAAGCCCACTTGTGGACGTTCTGCGTACCCTGTGGCCTTCCCCTATTTTTCTCTTACCACTTAAAGAACCTGACCTGAGAAACAGCACGGAGTGTGCACGGAGAAAAAGACATGAATATTTTTCACTGCCAGCTTCAAGGGAAGAAAATTTTTTCTACAATTTgcatgagggatttttttttaaagaattgtatgTATTCGTGGATACAAACCAAAATGTACTGCACCAGAGAAAAGGAGTGCGCAGCACGCCCCCTGTCCCGCAGCTACGCCGCGCACCTGTCCGTCCTGAGGCGGCAGCAGCATCCCCCTCTTGGGAGCCGAGGAGGCAGGCTGCAGGAGCTTCTAAATGCCTCATCTTTAAATGTACGTAAGTGGAACATTTAATAAAATGAGGGGAAATGGATTTATAAGCTTTGTTTTTCTAGGTAGCCCTGTTCAAGGTAGGCTTTCACAGACTGGGAGATGTCGAGAGGGGACAGGCGCGGTGGCGCAGGCTGACACTCTGCCCACTCCtgccagtgtttttgtttttgacccCCAGTACACTATAATATAGTGAACTGGAGCATCCCCGCAGCACGGCCAGCGTTTGTCATCTGAAGACGACCAAGGATCCATCTGGGCTTCTCATCCCCAGCTTTTTGCCTGATGCCATTTTACTGACAGACTGTGGACTTCCAAGTCAACCCTTTGCCTCGGAGAAAGTTCAAGAACTACGGTCACATCTATCTACAGCAACTTAATCCTCCTCTGGTAGTCtctgcagcagccacagcctTAGCAGAGCTGGGTTCCTGGCCTCTGCACACTGATTGACTTTGTTGATgggcagtttttttaaaaaaataaccaacaGTGGATCAGCTGGGTTTTGGCCAGGAAGTTGTCTTTGTGGACTCTGCCTGCATGGCTTAGTAGTAGAaggaaggtttttttgttttgttgttttttataatTCAGTTTAATcaataaacacatatttattgaCTACTGTCCTGTGTTCAGACTGGATTTGTGGAGATTTCATGCACTTAAACTTAGAGGTTTCCCATCACAGAGCTGGCTTGCTTTCTGTCAGTTCTCACCTGACTCAATAGCTGTAATGGTTTTTGAGTTTGCTGTACTTTCTCAAGAAGGTTTGGACTAGATACACATCAGAATCACTTAGGGTTCATGTTTAAGACAGGTTTAAAATCATTTCAGGGATGGAACATGGCTAATGGCCAACTGGACTTATagctaactctgactttttaatGAACACACAACACTAATAAGTTTTCTTAAAGTGCTAGAAATTGAGGTTTGCACAATATGCATGTACACGAAACGTTTACTTAGTATTCCCTGTATGAAAGGTGAGGCTGGATGGGTCAGGTGCAGGTTGAAGTAATTTCACACAGAGCAGCTCGATACTAGACACTACATTCGTATCTGAGACAGCAAACGCTAACCAGAAAATCTGTAGCAGTTTAGAATTTAGTATAGCAGgagaaaatgtttaagaaaaactTCTAAACACAAAAGCCGGCTACATTACCCCGCAGAGATCATCTTCCACATGCAGCTGCCTCTCTGGTAGGCTCAGGTGTTTTCTGTGTCGACACACATGGCATTCTGTGGCTGCTAACCAGAGCTGCAGAGCTGCGCGGTGAGGGAGGTGGCATGTGGCAGCACTCTGGACAGTTCAGCTCTCGCCATGACCCAGTCAGAACAAAACCACTCAGCGAGCACttaaaagtatttgtttattttacaaaagaaaagtcTACCTTTGAACCAGGCCAAGTTCAAAGTTAAATGTGTCTAAATTCAGTTCTGGATACTGCATCTGTATTTCATTCAAAGCCACTATAAGGAAGAAagcataataaaataatgaactaTAGAGAGAAAAGCTCCACCCTCCAACCAAAATCCCACCACCAAGGGAGTTTTTCTGGTTAAGCCCCTCAGAAGGGCTCAGCTCAGTACAGGCCAAGGGGCCTTGCAACTTTTCTACCATCTAATTTTCACTCACCTGATCATGTGGGCAATATCCCAGTTGGTCTCTGCAGACAGTGGTCCCTCGATTTCAACACCTTTTTCAGTTACCGTGGCAATTTGATACTGAAAAATAAGCACAGCTTACAGTGAAAATGGGGgcccagtgttgtagcacagtggcttAAATAGGTTAGGCCACTACTTAtgtcagagtactggttcaaatcccagctgctccacttcctgctagcatgcctgggaatgtggcagaaggtggcccaattgtttgggcccctactacccatgtgggagacccacggggagttgcaggctcctggcttcagtatggcacagccccagccgtcatggccatttggggagtgaaccagcagatggaagagagagagtgtgtgtgtgtgtgtgtgtttccctcttgccccctccctccctctctcttcaaaTACAGCTCTTAAAAATAACCAataaaaagccggcgccgcggctcactaggctaatcctccgcctagcggcgccggcacaccgggttctagtcccggttggggcgccggattctgtcccggttgcccctcttccaggccagccctctgctgtggccagggagtgcagtggaggatggcccaggtgcttgggccctgcaccccatgggagaccaggaaaagcacctggctcctggctcctgccatcggatcggcgcggtgcgccggccgcagcgcgctggccgcggcggccattggagggtgaaccaacggcaaaggaagacctttctctctgtctctctctcactgtccactctgcctgtccaaaaaaaaaaaaaaataaccaataaaatgaaaatgcccATCCCTGAAGCCTGGTCAAAGGTCAACTAGAGGGTCTcttcccccagctcccccagtcCCTAAATAGCAGTCACAGAAGTGAGGCAATGCGCTCCTCAAAGCGGAGCCCCTGAGGATGCCAGCCACCCAGCGCCCACCGCTTAGACGGCCGGCACTTCTGTCCACAGCCGTCCTCACCCTGTTGTAAGAACGGGCGTCTCGATAGTACAGCACTCGCATGCAGCGCTCCACCAGCTCGCGGGcctcggcctggctcagcaccgGCTGCTTCTCCAGGACTTCTCGCAGCAGAGGCTGGATTGGGGGAAACGCACGAGGGTTGCTATCAGGCACTGAGCACCAGGCTGCTTGTCTCAAACCCACAGTGCAAACAAGTGGATGACGGAGCGCCAAACATTGGACTCCCTCGCCAGCAGGAAGGGCTGAGGAGCTGCAAGATGCACTGGAAGGGAAGTCCTAGGGCGTCCTCCCTCTGCACTTAATCTGCTGACTGCTAGAGGAGCCGCCTTGGTCCCTGGAGTGCAGGTGGCAACACTTCAGCCTCCAGACACAAGCAGCTGCTGCTCATATGGATTCCAGGGGAAGAGGCAGacagcccctctcctcctccctcctcccctccccctccccacttcttTCCCCCTTTCCCACTTCCAGATCCACTACTTACCTGAGCCAAGTATGCACCATAACCAGTGGCCAGCGAAGGGGCTTCATAGGCCACACCAAGCATGTCCACATAACCGAGGAAGCTAACAGGACACAACGATTTAAGTGAGCATTTAATCAAAGCTCTCAGCTAAAGGACAGGGCCACGGGGTCTGGGTGAAAGGTGGGATTCACTCGGGGAGGAGAGACGGAAGGGACGCGAGACAAGCTCTACTAGGTCGGGTGGGCAAGGAAGTGGTACGTGTACGCAACCTCTCTCCATCAGCGTAGCCGCCGATGACCATGGTGTTCCACAGAGGGTTCATCTTGGAGCGGCGGCTGTACATGGCCCTGGTCAGCCACGAGTGAATGGCTCTGGGGCTATAGCTGTGTCCATCTCCCAACAGCTCCTCATCAATGCTTCAAAGAAAGGGGGGAAGAATGGAAGTCCTAACCGCCACCCCTCTCCCCCCATCCACCCAATGGCAAAAACTGCGCCCGACCCTTCCACTCCCAACACCTCTCCCCGGGCCCGACTccggcccgccccccgccccccactcggGAGCTACTCCCTACTCTCAACTTACACCATTTGGCCGAGCACTTGCTTCAAGTACTGGAAATCAGCGTAGTCTCCGGAGGCACCCAGCATGGTGCTGTTGTTGACCCGCATGATTCGAGAGATGTTGCGGAAACGCGCCAAGGAGCCGTAGGAGCCCAGCATGTCTGCGGCAATCACCACCCCGCCATCGAACTTGACGCCGAGGACCGAGGTCCCGGTAACCATGGGGTTCCTGCGGAGTGCAGAGTCTGGCGACCGCAGCGCAGAGAAGGAGCCCGCGCCCTAGGTCCTTCCAATTACTCTGCCTCCTCCGGGACTCTACTGCGCGGTCCCCGCCTCGCCTCCCCGGGCTCCGTCGCACCCGGCCAGCGGCACCGGGCCCTCGGTCCCTCCCCTACACAGGCTAAGGCGCCGAGGACTTACTGGGTCCGCGCGATCGGACTCCCGCAGAGCGCGGACGCCGGATCCACGGAGGAAGCAGGAGTGGACGGGATGCGGTAAAACTGTCCAGGAGCTGGGCCCCCGGCCCAAAGCCCGGCCCGCGACTCCAGAAACGCTTCCATCTTAGTCACGGTAGCAGAAGCAGTGAGTGCGCTTGCGCC contains:
- the POGZ gene encoding pogo transposable element with ZNF domain isoform X5; amino-acid sequence: MSRIFMADTDLFMECEEEELEPWQKISDVIEDSVVEDYNSVDKTPAVSVSQQPVSAPGPIAAHASVAGHLSTSTTVSSSGAQNSDSTKKTLVTLIANNNAGNPLVQQGGQPLILTQNPAPGLGTMVTQPVLRPVQVMQNANHVTSSPVASQPIFITTQGFPVRNVRPVQNAMNQVGIVLNVQQGQTVRPITLVPAPGTQFVKPTVGVPQVFSQMTPVRPGSAMPVRPTTNTFTTVIPATLTIRSTVPQSQAQQTKSTPSTSTTPTATQPTSLGQLAVQPPGQSNQTSNPKLAPSFPSPPAVSIASFVTVKRPGVTGENSNEVAKLVNTLNTIPSLGQSPGPAVVSNNSSAHSSQRTSGPESSMKVASSIPVFDLQDGGRKICPRCNAQFRVTEALRGHMCYCCPEMVEYQKKGKSLDPEPSVASATKPPSPEKTAPVASTPSSTPIPALSPPTKVPEPNENVGDAVQTKLIMLVDDFYYGRDGGKVAQLTNFPKVATSFRCPHCTKRLKNNIRFMNHMKHHVELDQQNGEVDGHTICQHCYRQFSTPFQLQCHLENVHSPYESTTKCKICEWAFESEPLFLQHMKDTHKPGEMPYVCQKRNVYHCNKCRLQFLFAKDKIEHKLQHHKTFRKPKQLEGLKPGTKVTIRASRGQPRTVPVSSSDTPPSTLQEATPLTSSTDPLPVFLYPPVQRNIQKRAVRKMSVMGRQTCLECSFEIPDFPNHFPTYVHCSLCRYSTCCSRAYANHMINNHVPRKSPKYLALFKNSMSGIKLACTACTFVTSVGDAMAKHLVFNPSHRSSSILPRGLTWLSHSRHGQTRDRVHDRNLKNMYPPASFPPHKAATVKSAGAAPAEPEELPPPVTQALPSPASTATPPQTPAHPQPLVLPPLATEGAECLNVDDQEEGSPSTQDPEPASGGGGSGVSKKEQLSVKKLRVVLFALCCNTEQAAEHFRNPQRRIRRWLRRFQASQGENLEGKYLSFEAEEKLAEWVLTQREQQLPVNEETLFQKATKIGRSLEGGFKISYEWAVRFMLRHHLTPHARRAVAHTLPKDVAENAGLFIEFVQRQIHNQDLPLSMIVAIDEISLFLDTEVLSSDDRKENALQTVGTGEPWCDVVLAILADGTVLPTLVFYRGQMDQPANVPDSILLEAKESGYSDDEIMELWSTRVWQKHTACQRSKGMLVMDCHRTHLSEEVLAMLSASSTLPAVVPAGCSSKIQPLDVCIKRTVKNFLHKKWKEQAREMADTACDSDVLLQLVLVWLGEVLSVIGDCPELVQRSFLVASVLPGPDGNVSSPTRNADMQEELIASLEEQLKLSGEQSEEPSASTPRPRASPQETVEPESLHQLFEGESETESFYGFEEADLDLMEI
- the POGZ gene encoding pogo transposable element with ZNF domain isoform X3, producing MSRIFMADTDLFMECEEEELEPWQKISDVIEDSVVEDYNSVDKTPAVSVSQQPVSAPGPIAAHASVAGHLSTSTTVSSSGAQNSDSTKKTLVTLIANNNAGNPLVQQGGQPLILTQNPAPGLGTMVTQPVLRPVQVMQNANHVTSSPVASQPIFITTQGFPVRNVRPVQNAMNQVGIVLNVQQGQTVRPITLVPAPGTQFVKPTVGVPQVFSQMTPVRPGSAMPVRPTTNTFTTVIPATLTIRSTVPQSQAQQTKSTPSTSTTPTATQPTSLGQLAVQPPGQSNQTSNPKLVSIASFVTVKRPGVTGENSNEVAKLVNTLNTIPSLGQSPGPAVVSNNSSAHSSQRTSGPESSMKVASSIPVFDLQDGGRKICPRCNAQFRVTEALRGHMCYCCPEMVEYQKKGKSLDPEPSVASATKPPSPEKTAPVASTPSSTPIPALSPPTKVPEPNENVGDAVQTKLIMLVDDFYYGRDGGKVAQLTNFPKVATSFRCPHCTKRLKNNIRFMNHMKHHVELDQQNGEVDGHTICQHCYRQFSTPFQLQCHLENVHSPYESTTKCKICEWAFESEPLFLQHMKDTHKPGEMPYVCQVCQYRSSLYSEVDVHFRMIHEDTRHLLCPYCLKVFKNGNAFQQHYMRHQKRNVYHCNKCRLQFLFAKDKIEHKLQHHKTFRKPKQLEGLKPGTKVTIRASRGQPRTVPVSSSDTPPSTLQEATPLTSSTDPLPVFLYPPVQRNIQKRAVRKMSVMGRQTCLECSFEIPDFPNHFPTYVHCSLCRYSTCCSRAYANHMINNHVPRKSPKYLALFKNSMSGIKLACTACTFVTSVGDAMAKHLVFNPSHRSSSILPRGLTWLSHSRHGQTRDRVHDRNLKNMYPPASFPPHKAATVKSAGAAPAEPEELPPPVTQALPSPASTATPPQTPAHPQPLVLPPLATEGAECLNVDDQEEGSPSTQDPEPASGGGGSGVSKKEQLSVKKLRVVLFALCCNTEQAAEHFRNPQRRIRRWLRRFQASQGENLEGKYLSFEAEEKLAEWVLTQREQQLPVNEETLFQKATKIGRSLEGGFKISYEWAVRFMLRHHLTPHARRAVAHTLPKDVAENAGLFIEFVQRQIHNQDLPLSMIVAIDEISLFLDTEVLSSDDRKENALQTVGTGEPWCDVVLAILADGTVLPTLVFYRGQMDQPANVPDSILLEAKESGYSDDEIMELWSTRVWQKHTACQRSKGMLVMDCHRTHLSEEVLAMLSASSTLPAVVPAGCSSKIQPLDVCIKRTVKNFLHKKWKEQAREMADTACDSDVLLQLVLVWLGEVLSVIGDCPELVQRSFLVASVLPGPDGNVSSPTRNADMQEELIASLEEQLKLSGEQSEEPSASTPRPRASPQETVEPESLHQLFEGESETESFYGFEEADLDLMEI
- the POGZ gene encoding pogo transposable element with ZNF domain isoform X8, producing the protein MSRIFMADTDLFMECEEEELEPWQKISDVIEDSVVEDYNSVDKTPAAGNPLVQQGGQPLILTQNPAPGLGTMVTQPVLRPVQVMQNANHVTSSPVASQPIFITTQGFPVRNVRPVQNAMNQVGIVLNVQQGQTVRPITLVPAPGTQFVKPTVGVPQVFSQMTPVRPGSAMPVRPTTNTFTTVIPATLTIRSTVPQSQAQQTKSTPSTSTTPTATQPTSLGQLAVQPPGQSNQTSNPKLVSIASFVTVKRPGVTGENSNEVAKLVNTLNTIPSLGQSPGPAVVSNNSSAHSSQRTSGPESSMKVASSIPVFDLQDGGRKICPRCNAQFRVTEALRGHMCYCCPEMVEYQKKGKSLDPEPSVASATKPPSPEKTAPVASTPSSTPIPALSPPTKVPEPNENVGDAVQTKLIMLVDDFYYGRDGGKVAQLTNFPKVATSFRCPHCTKRLKNNIRFMNHMKHHVELDQQNGEVDGHTICQHCYRQFSTPFQLQCHLENVHSPYESTTKCKICEWAFESEPLFLQHMKDTHKPGEMPYVCQVCQYRSSLYSEVDVHFRMIHEDTRHLLCPYCLKVFKNGNAFQQHYMRHQKRNVYHCNKCRLQFLFAKDKIEHKLQHHKTFRKPKQLEGLKPGTKVTIRASRGQPRTVPVSSSDTPPSTLQEATPLTSSTDPLPVFLYPPVQRNIQKRAVRKMSVMGRQTCLECSFEIPDFPNHFPTYVHCSLCRYSTCCSRAYANHMINNHVPRKSPKYLALFKNSMSGIKLACTACTFVTSVGDAMAKHLVFNPSHRSSSILPRGLTWLSHSRHGQTRDRVHDRNLKNMYPPASFPPHKAATVKSAGAAPAEPEELPPPVTQALPSPASTATPPQTPAHPQPLVLPPLATEGAECLNVDDQEEGSPSTQDPEPASGGGGSGVSKKEQLSVKKLRVVLFALCCNTEQAAEHFRNPQRRIRRWLRRFQASQGENLEGKYLSFEAEEKLAEWVLTQREQQLPVNEETLFQKATKIGRSLEGGFKISYEWAVRFMLRHHLTPHARRAVAHTLPKDVAENAGLFIEFVQRQIHNQDLPLSMIVAIDEISLFLDTEVLSSDDRKENALQTVGTGEPWCDVVLAILADGTVLPTLVFYRGQMDQPANVPDSILLEAKESGYSDDEIMELWSTRVWQKHTACQRSKGMLVMDCHRTHLSEEVLAMLSASSTLPAVVPAGCSSKIQPLDVCIKRTVKNFLHKKWKEQAREMADTACDSDVLLQLVLVWLGEVLSVIGDCPELVQRSFLVASVLPGPDGNVSSPTRNADMQEELIASLEEQLKLSGEQSEEPSASTPRPRASPQETVEPESLHQLFEGESETESFYGFEEADLDLMEI
- the POGZ gene encoding pogo transposable element with ZNF domain isoform X2 — encoded protein: MADTDLFMECEEEELEPWQKISDVIEDSVVEDYNSVDKTPAVSVSQQPVSAPGPIAAHASVAGHLSTSTTVSSSGAQNSDSTKKTLVTLIANNNAGNPLVQQGGQPLILTQNPAPGLGTMVTQPVLRPVQVMQNANHVTSSPVASQPIFITTQGFPVRNVRPVQNAMNQVGIVLNVQQGQTVRPITLVPAPGTQFVKPTVGVPQVFSQMTPVRPGSAMPVRPTTNTFTTVIPATLTIRSTVPQSQAQQTKSTPSTSTTPTATQPTSLGQLAVQPPGQSNQTSNPKLAPSFPSPPAVSIASFVTVKRPGVTGENSNEVAKLVNTLNTIPSLGQSPGPAVVSNNSSAHSSQRTSGPESSMKVASSIPVFDLQDGGRKICPRCNAQFRVTEALRGHMCYCCPEMVEYQKKGKSLDPEPSVASATKPPSPEKTAPVASTPSSTPIPALSPPTKVPEPNENVGDAVQTKLIMLVDDFYYGRDGGKVAQLTNFPKVATSFRCPHCTKRLKNNIRFMNHMKHHVELDQQNGEVDGHTICQHCYRQFSTPFQLQCHLENVHSPYESTTKCKICEWAFESEPLFLQHMKDTHKPGEMPYVCQVCQYRSSLYSEVDVHFRMIHEDTRHLLCPYCLKVFKNGNAFQQHYMRHQKRNVYHCNKCRLQFLFAKDKIEHKLQHHKTFRKPKQLEGLKPGTKVTIRASRGQPRTVPVSSSDTPPSTLQEATPLTSSTDPLPVFLYPPVQRNIQKRAVRKMSVMGRQTCLECSFEIPDFPNHFPTYVHCSLCRYSTCCSRAYANHMINNHVPRKSPKYLALFKNSMSGIKLACTACTFVTSVGDAMAKHLVFNPSHRSSSILPRGLTWLSHSRHGQTRDRVHDRNLKNMYPPASFPPHKAATVKSAGAAPAEPEELPPPVTQALPSPASTATPPQTPAHPQPLVLPPLATEGAECLNVDDQEEGSPSTQDPEPASGGGGSGVSKKEQLSVKKLRVVLFALCCNTEQAAEHFRNPQRRIRRWLRRFQASQGENLEGKYLSFEAEEKLAEWVLTQREQQLPVNEETLFQKATKIGRSLEGGFKISYEWAVRFMLRHHLTPHARRAVAHTLPKDVAENAGLFIEFVQRQIHNQDLPLSMIVAIDEISLFLDTEVLSSDDRKENALQTVGTGEPWCDVVLAILADGTVLPTLVFYRGQMDQPANVPDSILLEAKESGYSDDEIMELWSTRVWQKHTACQRSKGMLVMDCHRTHLSEEVLAMLSASSTLPAVVPAGCSSKIQPLDVCIKRTVKNFLHKKWKEQAREMADTACDSDVLLQLVLVWLGEVLSVIGDCPELVQRSFLVASVLPGPDGNVSSPTRNADMQEELIASLEEQLKLSGEQSEEPSASTPRPRASPQETVEPESLHQLFEGESETESFYGFEEADLDLMEI